A single region of the Eremothecium gossypii ATCC 10895 chromosome V, complete sequence genome encodes:
- the VAM7 gene encoding Vam7p (Syntenic homolog of Saccharomyces cerevisiae YGL212W (VAM7)): protein MVKKLNVHVTISDASVVNKSYVQYTTRVRVQHGSESAVEYKCRRRFSEFLQLKLDLEREFDAEIPYDFPARKFNLWNMKSRSCDPAVVDERRERLTSFLTDLLNDSFDVRWKTSPTLCAFLNMPDDWWQQSEQRVSSAAASEADSVEQLQDVSKWLESIRDAKSQFEDANRNGNNITMMRIRLKLQKLEEALAVIQENKLVGEGEISRRWIILNALKADLNKQSGALRPRSNDNEYMQRELLKEQLLPAKSEPHRPAAGRRKLGETSQTVGLNNQQLLQLHKDSMKDQDFELEQLRSIVQRQKIMSLNMNQELAIQNEMLDMFADDVNATSNKLRMANISAKRFNERK, encoded by the coding sequence ATGGTCAAGAAGCTTAATGTCCATGTGACGATATCCGACGCCAGCGTGGTGAATAAGTCATATGTACAGTATACTACGAGGGTTAGGGTGCAGCACGGGTCGGAGTCTGCAGTGGAATACAAGTGCAGAAGGCGGTTCAGCGAGTTTCTGCAGCTGAAGCTGGATCTGGAGCGGGAATTTGACGCGGAGATACCATACGACTTCCCTGCGCGCAAGTTCAATCTATGGAACATGAAGTCGCGGTCGTGCGACCCGGCGGTGGTGGACGAGCGGCGGGAGAGACTGACGAGCTTTTTGACCGACCTGCTCAACGACTCGTTTGATGTGCGTTGGAAGACATCGCCGACGCTGTGCGCGTTTCTGAACATGCCGGACGACTGGTGGCAGCAGTCGGAGCAGCGGGTCTCGAGCGCCGCGGCGAGTGAGGCGGACTCggtggagcagctgcaggacgTGTCCAAATGGCTGGAGTCGATTCGCGACGCCAAGTCGCAGTTCGAGGACGCAAACCGTAATGGCAACAACATCACGATGATGCGGATCCGGCTGAagctgcagaagctcgAAGAGGCGCTGGCAGTGATCCAGGAGAATAAGCTTGTGGGCGAGGGCGAGATCAGCCGTCGCTGGATCATCTTGAACGCGTTGAAGGCGGACCTCAACAAGCAGTcgggcgcgctgcggccgcgcagcaACGATAACGAGTACATGCAGCGTGAGCTGCTGAAGGAGCAGCTGTTGCCAGCCAAGTCTGAGCCGCACAGGCCCGCTGCCGGCCGGCGGAAGCTCGGCGAGACTAGCCAAACAGTTGGCCTCAACAAtcagcagctgcttcaGCTCCACAAAGACAGCATGAAGGACCAGGACTTCGAGCTGGAACAACTACGCAGCATAGTCCAGCGCCAGAAGATTATGTCACTGAACATGAACCAGGAGCTCGCGATCCAGAACGAGATGCTAGATATGTTTGCGGACGACGTTAACGCCACATCCAACAAATTACGCATGGCCAACATCAGCGCGAAAAGGTTCAACGAGAGAAAGTAA
- the SMB1 gene encoding mRNA splicing protein SMB1 (Syntenic homolog of Saccharomyces cerevisiae YER029C (SMB1)), whose amino-acid sequence MPATVSHRSTLKDLIDYKLRVLSQDGRVYVGTLLAFDAHMNLVLADCVEERLSDHHVRNLQKDHAQRPQPERRVLGLTILRGEHVLTTLVESPPLQSKKERLRAEGRVRKRLATKKKAAGAAVARAAAADRTRPRAPRFQAPPGFKKR is encoded by the coding sequence ATGCCGGCCACCGTCTCGCACCGCTCTACGCTTAAGGACCTCATCGACTACAAGCTGCGCGTGCTCTCCCAGGACGGCCGCGTTTACGTCGGTACGCTGCTCGCGTTCGATGCCCACATGAACCTGGTCCTGGCCGACTGCGTCGAGGAGCGGCTGTCGGACCATCACGTGCGCAACCTTCAGAAAGACCATGcgcagcgcccgcagccCGAGCGCCGCGTGCTGGGCCTGACCATCCTGCGCGGCGAGCACGTGCTCACCACGCTCGTCGAgtcgccgccgctgcagagcaagaaggagcggctgcgcgcCGAGGGCCGCGTGCGCAAGCGCCTGGCTaccaagaagaaggccgcgggcgctgccgtcgcgcgtgccgccgcggcggaccgcacccgcccgcgcgcg
- a CDS encoding Rab family GTPase (Syntenic homolog of Saccharomyces cerevisiae YGL210W (YPT32) and YER031C (YPT31); 1-intron): MSNNEDYGYDYDYLFKIVLIGDSGVGKSNLLSRFTTDEFNVNSKSTIGVEFATRTIEVEGKKVKAQIWDTAGQERYRAITSAYYRGAVGALIVYDISKSSSYENCNHWLTELRENADENVAVGLIGNKSDLAHLRAVPTDEAKNYAQENQMLFTETSALNAENVDLAFRELITAIYQMVSKNQVDLSENNGSGTVPRGPTISLAPAPSEKSKKKTNNCC; this comes from the exons ATGAGCAACAACGAGGACTACGGGTACGACTACGACTATCTGTTCAAGA TCGTGCTGATCGGCGACTCGGGGGTGGGCAAGTCGAACCTGCTCTCGCGGTTCACGACGGACGAGTTCAACGTGAACTCGAAGTCGACGATCGGGGTGGAGTTTGCGACGCGGACGATCGAGGTGGAGGGCAAGAAGGTAAAAGCACAAATCTGGGACACGGCGGGGCAGGAGCGGTACCGGGCGATCACGAGCGCGTACTACCGGGGGGCGGTAGGCGCGCTGATCGTGTACGATATCAGCAAGTCGAGCAGCTACGAGAACTGCAACCACTGGCTGACGGAGCTGCGCGAGAACGCGGACGAGAACGTGGCGGTGGGGCTGATCGGCAACAAGTCCGACCTGGCGCACCTGCGCGCGGTGCCCACGGACGAGGCGAAGAACTACGCGCAGGAGAACCAGATGCTGTTCACGGAGACAAGTGCGTTGAACGCCGAAAACGTGGACCTCGCGTTCCGCGAGCTGATCACGGCCATCTACCAGATGGTATCGAAGAACCAGGTCGACCTGAGCGAAAACAACGGCTCGGGCACGGTTCCGCGCGGGCCGACAATCTCGCTGGCACCCGCGCCCAGCGAGAAGAGCAAGAAGAAGACCAACAACTGCTGCTGA
- the NCS6 gene encoding Ncs6p (Syntenic homolog of Saccharomyces cerevisiae YGL211W (NCS6)), protein MYIPPSDPRRPAKVTAGQLCELCHARKALVKRPKNLQKVCKLCFFHVFETEIHNTIMENKLFQRGERVAVGASGGKDSTVLAYILKLLNERHDYGLEIVLLSIDEGIVGYRDDSLATVKRNQEQYGLPLKIVSYKDLYDWTMDEIVACAGMRNSCTYCGVFRRQALDRGAAMLDIHHVVTGHNADDMAETVLMNILRGDVARLEKSTAILTQSSGSPVKRSKPFKYAYQKEIVLYAHYKKLDYFSTECSYAPEAFRGTARELMKNLEAVRPSCIIDIIHSGEALRLRPRPKKRAPPPGSVEIRADGSASLFRNEGFVDGNRCERCGYLSSNRICKACMLLEGLEKNRARVQIADDTSTEGAARLTRTLEKLHF, encoded by the coding sequence ATGTACATCCCGCCATCCGACCCGCGAAGACCAGCCAAGGTGACGGCCGGCCAGCTCTGCGAGCTGTGCCACGCGCGCAAGGCGCTGGTAAAGCGCCCCAAGAACTTGCAGAAAGTCTGTAAACTGTGCTTCTTCCATGTATTCGAAACCGAAATCCACAATACCATTATGGAGAACAAGCTATTCCAGCGCGGGGAGCGGGTGGCAGTTGGCGCGTCCGGTGGGAAAGACTCCACGGTGCTTGCGTACATATTGAAGCTGCTCAACGAAAGACACGACTATGGTCTCGAGATTGTGCTTCTGAGCATCGACGAGGGCATTGTGGGCTACCGAGACGATTCGCTAGCTACTGTGAAGCGCAACCAGGAGCAATACGGGTTGCCCCTGAAGATTGTGTCCTACAAGGACCTCTACGACTGGACGATGGACGAAATAGTTGCCTGCGCCGGGATGCGCAACAGCTGCACCTACTGCGGCGTCTTTCGACGCCAGGCGCTTGATCGCGGCGCGGCAATGCTTGACATCCATCATGTTGTGACGGGCCATAACGCGGACGACATGGCCGAGACGGTGCTCATGAACATCCTGCGCGGCGACGTTGCGCGACTCGAGAAATCAACCGCCATTCTCACCCAGAGCAGCGGCTCGCCGGTCAAGCGTTCCAAGCCGTTCAAGTATGCATACCAGAAGGAAATCGTGCTCTACGCGCACTACAAAAAGCTCGACTACTTTTCGACCGAGTGCTCTTATGCTCCCGAGGCCTTCCGAGGCACAGCCCGCGAGCTCATGAAGAACCTCGAGGCTGTGAGACCCAGCTGTATCATCGACATCATACATAGCGGCGAGGCTCTGCGCTTGCGCCCGCGCCCCAAGAAACGTGCCCCGCCACCGGGCAGTGTTGAGATCCGCGCCGATGGCTCGGCCTCTCTGTTCCGCAACGAGGGCTTTGTCGACGGGAACCGCTGCGAGCGTTGCGGCTATCTATCCAGCAACCGAATCTGCAAGGCCTGCATGTTGCTAGAGGGACTGGAAAAGAACCGCGCCCGTGTGCAGATAGCGGACGACACCTCTACAGAAGGTGCTGCAAGGCTCACCAGGACCCTGGAGAAGTTACATTTCTAG
- the SKI8 gene encoding SKI complex subunit WD repeat protein SKI8 (Syntenic homolog of Saccharomyces cerevisiae YGL213C (SKI8); 1-intron), which produces MSKLFIPTVNCGKAHNGDIFDVAVCNAFTVTCSGDGHIKLWKNKLLDGEVPKEHCVSHHVNKTGVHHVDVLHTVERSGVEICVIACVAFDGSLHFYSVNLGEWTLTQMELLSSEEKQRSYWSAKWHKSTYHSQAHKFVATEVSGNTRVWRFHPFSKEVEELKIFEQDEGAEKSDTAVKQQDDELELQPHFTLHGDLPAASPKFATCVDVSVKNLVATGFSDGSVVIAQLSTLRPIYNFEGFGLQGTQDNSNTVRALKFSPLGGLLAVANDSGSFGCVTLYETEYGEPVGSLTVPMHSNQQSIVSVAHSGWVFGLSFNSSGEYLASCGYDAKVRVWDVKLREHVSTLHMSSDDIEDERDMMTVDEHGTSLKAPPVLGVCFVDKGVRGGMSADINEGLCCVCLDRSIRWYREAGGI; this is translated from the exons ATG TCTAAGCTATTTATCCCAACGGTGAATTGTGGGAAGGCGCACAACGGCGACATATTCGATGTGGCGGTATGCAATGCCTTTACGGTGACATGCTCAGGCGACGGGCATATCAAGCTATGGAAGAACAAACTACTCGACGGAGAGGTGCCCAAGGAGCACTGCGTAAGCCACCATGTGAACAAGACGGGAGTTCATCACGTGGACGTTCTGCATACGGTGGAGCGGAGCGGCGTCGAGATATGCGTGATTGCATGTGTGGCATTTGACGGGTCGCTGCACTTCTACAGCGTGAATTTGGGCGAGTGGACGTTAACGCAGATGGAGCTGCTGAGCTCTGAGGAGAAACAGCGCAGCTATTGGAGCGCTAAGTGGCACAAGAGCACGTACCACTCGCAGGCGCATAAGTTTGTTGCGACAGAGGTGAGCGGAAATACGCGGGTGTGGCGCTTCCACCCTTTCAGCAAGGAGGTGGAAGAGCTTAAAATCTTCGAGCAAGACGAGGGCGCCGAGAAGAGCGACACGGCGGTCAAGCAGCAGGACGATGagctggagctgcagcCGCATTTCACCCTGCATGGCGACCTACCAGCGGCGTCGCCTAAGTTTGCGACTTGCGTTGATGTCTCTGTGAAAAACCTAGTAGCAACAGGGTTCTCCGACGGGAGCGTGGTGATTGCGCAATTGTCCACGCTGCGGCCTATCTATAACTTTGAGGGCTTCGGGCTCCAGGGCACGCAGGACAACAGCAACACGGTACGTGCGCTAAAGTTTAGCCCGTTAGGTGGGCTTCTCGCGGTCGCCAATGACTCTGGATCGTTCGGCTGCGTGACCCTTTATGAGACGGAGTACGGAGAGCCTGTAGGGAGTCTCACGGTTCCAATGCACAGCAATCAGCAGAGCATAGTTTCCGTGGCGCACAGTGGGTGGGTGTTTGGGCTAAGTTTTAACTCATCAGGTGAATATCTGGCTTCCTGTGGCTATGATGCAAAGGTTCGGGTCTGGGACGTTAAGTTAAGGGAGCACGTTTCTACATTGCATATGTCATCTGACGACATTGAGGACGAGAGAGATATGATGACTGTTGACGAGCACGGTACCTCTCTAAAGGCACCACCTGTATTAGGTGTTTGTTTTGTTGATAAGGGTGTGCGTGGTGGCATGAGCGCAGACATAAATGAGGGTCTCTGCTGTGTTTGTCTCGACCGGAGTATCAGATGGTACAGAGAAGCGGGCGGTATCTAG
- the ZRG8 gene encoding Zrg8p (Syntenic homolog of Saccharomyces cerevisiae YER033C (ZRG8)), whose product MRTFIKSHRRSSSLEACPPKTTPKRNSTGSPTELQPPVFPPSAPRQSSSFESLQKLTSGKLFSTKLFKKSGAQKLPATPDLPAFPRGYDSRSPSCEWRALGTEVALEDIPAIKGTRTHEWGENSDVSNSVIVLNRNSISSDGSYVETRDEQSPWRLARRSLDSATQTLSSTEEYSGPEIRIRSSTPHKLREASDSFLKKRWNRQARIHSKADIAKLEGSFPMPVEAISPPFARRRSSERSQCLGASGTMEQQLNPVNPEKCSLYAACSERSQSLTKATHALVATASTEVGLQNNLNSASVELRDDLENERESLSEEDSGSSFSDDSSKFSFEVGGGINGRTSSVKYYSKPDPPMRNYIDDLFEDEDFDEDMNCYDDDQEYEEDTEHLFGASHVQLEHGYSMMHEVTDSDSEQETKSNISSVLSKGQNAIFPSSDGRFVLNSGDSNGGSNQENIGVKMLEKSISNIGLEDVEDVEDDSDGIIPTDTQEDIDSPVHSQPSHANFSHIKKYSDIFGISDSDEDTANNSSSQYPFEEGYYSSDEEPTLRAEPAANTEDGFTDALKASFKQDESSHSSTDSIDKTPTFALDTDGEYFPPTLTLNKKSEVDDLDVSEEAAPESISLSTSDLEQPADAKQDRANIISSSIMDYAIHEVATTESVESDENQTTCVPQTTRVPSKVTKYADLFNLSDENDEDGSDGEFLDDMGFNELESTPVESKKPNIPPRRLGNEYFGNFHSPVASSHNAPAVPRQHSPLSAKVILPATENTSIKSQYAVPRMGQSPLPPPARSQTLKFHDLHSSLDGEIRGTMSNLFFIDESEEDQYYQVQSKVDDDYLDEINNVPEDFNFSDNDSDTCSGKSPMFPTGLRNSFRKTRSFSEKPTGLAKEPTPTRYKLDIKNKTVTFFKNGLSRPLSEGSLHGQSIPSRAHVPPLSLRKAMSEGSLEQSAHSPLGYGSLAFGLNSLKSPEMSRTDAYGLSPIQEAISSGDASPKLVN is encoded by the coding sequence ATGCGTACTTTCATAAAATCGCACAGACGGTCTTCATCGCTCGAGGCTTGCCCGCCGAAAACAACGCCAAAGCGGAACTCTACTGGGTCTCCAACAGAGCTACAGCCACCAGTGTTCCCACCAAGTGCGCCGCGGCAGTCCTCGAGTTTTGAGTCGCTGCAGAAGCTGACGAGTGGCAAGCTGTTTTCGACCAAGCTCTTCAAGAAAAGCGGGGCACAGAAACTCCCGGCTACTCCGGATCTGCCAGCGTTTCCTCGAGGATATGACTCGCGATCTCCTAGCTGCGAGTGGAGAGCTCTGGGGACTGAAGTGGCGCTGGAGGACATCCCTGCGATCAAGGGCACGCGGACGCACGAGTGGGGCGAAAATAGCGACGTATCGAACTCTGTGATCGTGCTGAACCGGAACTCGATTTCGTCTGATGGCTCGTACGTGGAAACGCGCGACGAGCAGTCGCCATGGCGTCTCGCACGACGGTCACTCGACTCTGCGACACAGACGCTGAGCTCTACCGAGGAGTACAGTGGACCGGAAATCAGGATACGCTCTTCAACGCCACACAAGTTACGGGAGGCAAGTGATTCGTTTCTCAAAAAGCGCTGGAATCGGCAGGCGCGTATCCATTCAAAAGCTGATATCGCAAAGCTCGAGGGTTCCTTTCCCATGCCTGTAGAAGCAATCAGCCCGCCATTTGCGCGCCGGCGCTCATCTGAGAGAAGTCAGTGCTTAGGTGCATCCGGCACAATGGAACAGCAACTGAATCCGGTAAATCCCGAAAAATGCTCGCTATATGCAGCTTGCAGTGAACGCAGCCAAAGCTTGACTAAAGCTACACATGCTCTAGTTGCCACTGCATCAACAGAAGTTGGATTGCAGAATAATTTGAATAGCGCGAGCGTTGAACTAAGGGATGACTTGGAAAATGAAAGGGAATCCCTCTCGGAAGAGGATTCTGGATCCTCGTTCTCAGACGACTCCTCGAAGTTTTCATTTGAAGTTGGCGGTGGGATCAATGGGCGGACTTCTTCGGTAAAATACTATTCCAAACCAGACCCACCCATGAGAAACTACATTGATGATCTGTTTGAGGACGAAGATTTTGATGAGGACATGAACTGCTATGACGACGACCAAGAGTATGAAGAAGATACCGAGCATCTCTTTGGAGCTTCTCATGTGCAACTTGAACATGGCTACAGCATGATGCATGAAGTGACTGACAGTGATAGTGAACAAGAAACTAAAAGCAATATTAGTTCTGTGTTGTCGAAAGGCCAAAATGCAATATTTCCATCATCTGATGGGCGGTTTGTCCTCAACTCTGGAGATTcaaacggcgggagtaaTCAGGAGAACATTGGCGTAAAAATGCTGGAAAAATCCATATCGAATATTGGGCTGGAAGATGTGGAAGATGTGGAAGATGACAGCGACGGTATAATTCCAACTGATACACAAGAAGATATCGATTCTCCAGTTCATAGCCAACCTTCGCATGCAAATTTCAGTCATATTAAAAAATACAGTGATATATTTGGTATTTCTGATAGCGACGAGGATACTGCTAATAATAGCAGCAGCCAATACCCATTTGAAGAAGGTTACTATTCATCTGATGAGGAGCCCACATTAAGGGCTGAACCTGCAGCTAATACAGAAGATGGTTTTACGGATGCTTTAAAAGCAAGCTTCAAGCAGGACGAGAGTAGTCATTCAAGTACAGACAGTATTGATAAAACTCCTACCTTTGCATTAGATACCGATGGTGAATATTTCCCACCAACCTTGACGCTGAATAAAAAGTCTGAGGTAGACGATCTGGATGTTTCTGAGGAAGCTGCACCGGAATCTATCTCCTTGTCCACCTCAGATTTAGAGCAACCAGCGGACGCTAAACAGGATAGAGCGAATATAATTTCTTCATCTATTATGGATTATGCTATCCACGAAGTAGCGACCACAGAGTCTGTGGAGAGCGATGAAAATCAAACTACCTGCGTTCCCCAGACCACAAGAGTTCCCAGCAAGGTGACAAAATATGCCGATTTGTTTAATTTAAGTGATGAAAACGATGAAGACGGCAGTGATGGCGAGTTCCTAGACGATATGGGGTTTAACGAACTTGAAAGCACTCCAGTCGAGTCTAAAAAACCCAATATACCGCCGAGACGTCTCGGCAATGAGTATTTTGGCAATTTTCATTCACCAGTCGCCTCTTCCCATAATGCACCTGCGGTTCCCAGACAGCATAGCCCTCTTAGTGCAAAAGTTATCCTACCTGCAACGGAGAACACTTCAATTAAGTCACAATATGCGGTTCCAAGGATGGGCCAATCACCTTTGCCTCCACCAGCCAGATCACAAACTTTAAAATTCCATGATCTACACAGTAGCCTTGATGGCGAAATCAGGGGCACCATGAGCAATTTGTTCTTCATCGACGAGTCAGAAGAGGATCAGTATTACCAAGTCCAAAGTAAGGTTGATGATGATTATTTGGACGAGATCAATAATGTGCCGGAGGATTTCAATTTCTCTGATAATGATAGCGATACGTGTTCTGGAAAGTCTCCGATGTTCCCTACAGGACTCAGAAATTCATTCCGGAAGACGCGAAGCTTTTCCGAAAAACCCACTGGTCTTGCAAAGGAACCCACTCCAACGAGGTACAAGCTAGATATCAAGAACAAGACTGTCACATTTTTCAAAAACGGGCTAAGTAGGCCTTTATCCGAGGGTTCATTGCACGGACAAAGTATTCCTTCCCGCGCCCATGTTCCGCCACTGTCACTAAGAAAGGCTATGTCAGAAGGATCTCTCGAACAAAGTGCCCACTCGCCTTTGGGGTATGGGAGCCTAGCCTTCGGACTTAATTCTTTAAAGTCTCCAGAGATGAGCCGAACCGACGCCTATGGACTTAGCCCCATACAGGAGGCTATTTCTTCCGGAGATGCTTCGCCGAAGTTAGTGAATTAA
- the FIR1 gene encoding Fir1p (Syntenic homolog of Saccharomyces cerevisiae YER032W (FIR1)): protein MAADRQGAERERRGGRRENAQVRFSLPVGEQSTRAAAAGHRRCASHGAARRGVGGHAGRLSVDGRAGQLVAGLSSETASAESLRILSTQAKLIRIPDFEKEPTPRRRDVLSGFFALDEPEEEAVPGGATGCLSTTFQFPCAAAPAAAPAAGEVDGDEDFLRVPEQSADRTLEARRLKLLEQNTLNHRHRRSRSIHAADALFPSPKPKTGGLAPAKAGGAWPQSSAQHRRRMSAFSIPEATHMKQHSPLGQSSPARPYSPLRQSMSLRPRSLHVDSTESINFLELLDPPHPTLRRLDPPEAEPPSNSYLQTTPSPRSEVGGTNTHSNEEKADEGTITTLKDITESEVEDDVPGGQQSSNSPTSHNSTPSVSLAEASNGGTPHRKSSSTTDADHRNILGLLHEAGPLEVAGETKTNTVAESVENYEMITESRGLSTEITQYYDIRVTEPRASSGTLSNTSSPPRKNVIRAKQNNLDPKRSSSNGWSHSSYESDVSTPSYQGSRLTSLSSLSSSELEGVERIFTDTKQNTLSPCLILDEDSASEPDDDRETVADRGGLAAVSWCSLPEYLGGLHIYKEVELGSSYNTCNEKAPSGRVSNCSANLENRPYGIFTGSSVTAAGETLDLPANGSKPNHHETPEVLQNTSSKRLLAPPTVTPPAFTRSKSNPCDSYLNKNRAPTTLWTLCDVLTRDTKSVLNTLTNMMDRLVGSPLMANFKNKPYRNHR, encoded by the coding sequence ATGGCGGCGGACAGACAGGGCGCGGAGCGCgagcggcgcggcgggcggcgggaGAACGCACAGGTGCGGTTTTCGCTGCCGGTGGGAGAGCAGTCTacgcgggcggcggctgcggggCACCGGCGGTGCGCGTCGCAcggggcggcgcggcgcggggTCGGGGGCCACGCGGGGCGGCTGTCGGTGGATGGGCGGGCGGGACAATTGGTAGCGGGCTTATCAAGCGAGACGGCGTCGGCGGAGTCGCTGCGGATCCTGTCGACGCAGGCGAAGCTGATCCGGATCCCCGACTTTGAGAAGGAGCCgacgccgcggcggcgggaCGTGCTGTCGGGGTTCTTCGCGCTGGACGAGCccgaggaggaggcggtGCCGGGGGGCGCGACGGGGTGTCTGTCAACGACATTCCAGTTTccgtgcgcggcggcgcccgcggcggcgcccgcggcggGCGAGGTGGACGGCGACGAGGATTTCCTGCGGGTGCCGGAGCAGAGCGCCGATCGGACGCTGGAAGCGCGACGgctgaagctgctggagcagaaCACGCTGAACCACCGCCACAGACGCAGCAGAAGCATCCACGCAGCGGACGCACTGTTCCCGTCGCCGAAGCCCAAGACGGGCGGTCTGGCGCCCGCGAAGGCGGGCGGGGCGTGGCCGCAGTCATCTGCGCAGCATCGGCGCAGGATGTCTGCGTTCAGCATTCCCGAGGCGACACACATGAAACAACATTCGCCGCTAGGCCAGAGTTCGCCTGCGCGGCCCTACTCTCCGTTGAGACAGAGCATGTCGCTGAGGCCACGTTCTCTACATGTGGATTCTACCGAATCTATCAACTTTCTGGAGCTTCTGGATCCGCCACATCCTACGCTGCGGCGTTTAGATCCCCCTGAGGCAGAGCCTCCGAGCAATAGTTATCTGCAGACTACGCCTAGCCCACGAAGCGAAGTCGGCGGCACAAACACACATTCTAACGAGGAGAAAGCAGATGAGGGTACGATTACGACGTTAAAGGATATCACGGAATCGGAAGTCGAGGATGATGTGCCTGGCGGCCAGCAGTCCTCGAACTCTCCTACCTCGCACAACTCAACACCTTCAGTGTCTCTTGCTGAGGCCAGCAACGGTGGTACCCCTCATAGGAAATCGTCCAGCACAACAGATGCAGATCACCGTAACATTCTTGGCCTTTTGCACGAAGCCGGCCCCCTGGAGGTTGCCGGAGAGACGAAAACGAATACAGTGGCCGAAAGTGTGGAAAATTACGAGATGATCACTGAATCCAGGGGCCTCTCGACGGAGATAACACAATACTACGATATAAGGGTTACCGAGCCTCGTGCTTCGTCGGGGACCCTCTCCAACACATCATCCCCTCCTCGGAAGAATGTAATAAGAGCAAAGCAGAACAACTTGGATCCGAAAAGATCATCGTCCAATGGGTGGTCGCACTCCTCGTATGAGTCAGATGTCTCGACTCCATCTTATCAAGGTTCGCGCCTTACAAGCCTATCTTCTCTTAGTAGCTCGGAGCTAGAAGGAGTAGAACGAATTTTCACCGACACGAAGCAAAACACTCTAAGCCCCTGCCTAATACTAGACGAAGATAGCGCTAGCGAGCCTGATGATGATAGAGAAACGGTAGCTGATCGTGGGGGTCTCGCCGCCGTTTCATGGTGCAGTCTGCCTGAATATCTAGGCGGGCTTCATATCTACAAGGAGGTGGAGCTCGGTTCTAGCTATAACACTTGCAATGAGAAAGCACCTTCTGGTCGGGTGTCTAATTGCTCAGCCAATTTAGAGAATCGGCCTTATGGTATATTTACGGGTAGCTCTGTTACAGCTGCTGGTGAAACTCTGGACCTACCCGCGAACGGCTCGAAGCCAAATCATCACGAGACTCCGGAGGTGCTCCAAAATACATCCTCAAAAAGATTGCTCGCCCCACCGACCGTCACACCACCGGCTTTCACTAGGAGTAAGTCGAATCCATGTGACTCTTACCTGAATAAGAATAGGGCACCAACGACATTATGGACATTGTGCGATGTTCTTACCCGTGACACAAAGAGTGTACTGAATACACTGACTAATATGATGGACAGGCTGGTCGGCTCTCCACTTATGGCCAATTTCAAAAACAAACCTTACCGGAATCATAGGTGA
- the CHZ1 gene encoding Chz1p (Syntenic homolog of Saccharomyces cerevisiae YER030W (CHZ1)), with protein MAEKAAEKAEQRAADEAEKRPVEDGEKHSGRKRRRRNYDEHDEAVAKDDAQSAKAGAAADSDADDSDADDEKLEVLMAREEEDEDDLAEIDASNIISGGRRTRGKVIDYKQTAEELAAEGAAAGVDDDAEDADADFDGEG; from the coding sequence ATGGCAGAGAAGGCAGCGGAAAAGGCAGAACAGCGGGCTGCGGACGAGGCGGAGAAGCGCCCCGTGGAGGACGGCGAGAAGCACAGCGGGCGcaagcggcggcggcgcaaCTACGACGAGCACGACGAGGCGGTGGCAAAGGACGACGCGCAGTCGGCCAAggctggcgccgccgcggacAGCGACGCAGATGACAGCGACGCAGACGACGAGAAGCTGGAGGTGCTGATGGCAcgcgaggaggaggacgaggacgaccTCGCGGAGATTGACGCGTCGAACATCATTTCCGGCGGTCGGCGCACGCGGGGCAAGGTCATCGACTACAAGCAGACCGCGGAGGAGCTTGCGGCCGAgggcgccgcggccggcgtggacgacgacgccgaGGACGCCGACGCGGACTTCGACGGCGAGGGCTAG